Part of the Ctenopharyngodon idella isolate HZGC_01 chromosome 24, HZGC01, whole genome shotgun sequence genome, GGAAGAAGACGAAGTGCACTGCGCCTCAGTATATCGACCTTGTTATGACTTTCGTGCAGAAATTAGTGACGGATGAAGAAATCTTTCCCACAAaatatggtgtgtgtgtgtgtgtgtgtgtgtgtataattacTGCCCTCTAGCAGCCATAATAGAGAACTACACAATTTGAGATTAAAACGTTTGAAGTAAAATCCATTAGATCAGTGGCGCCCTCTAGTGTTCATAGAGTAGAATGAGCTTTGTGAATATAACTTATCTGGGCTTTTCTCCTTTCTATTTGCATATTTCTCTTGCAAGAAATAGACGTAaggaattaaaaatatatataactatgatttataaaaggtattttattatatatatatatacacacatatatacattatatatatatatatatatatatatatatatataatatgtatcattacattgtaataatattaatatattatattaagatagattttgtatatattatttaaacaaattattcaTAGTGGTCTAATAAGTTTTCTGTCTAGTACTGCAAAATGTTCTGTatgttttcttaaaaatatataaaaaacactgaattacaaaaaaaaaaaaaattattcatttcatttaaatgtttaatgcttttttatttttaattttgctaacattttaatttcaatcAATAAACTTAATAATTTGCGTATTAATTAAACCtgactattttaatacatttttatttacctttttctCTTGAAAGAAATAGCTgttgtcaaagtaaaataaacCTTTAtaaggaataaaaaatatatattataaataatataataataacttaaTTAGATTTCTTTCTAATCCTAGCAGGTTTCTTAATTTCCTAACAATTGATTTAACAAACCTtttataagaataaaaaaatcattataaatatgtatttatatgtataaatatgtataaaattaatgtatttaatgcttcactttcttttaattttgtaagATAATTAATTTCCTAACTTGTTTTAGTGTCTGAAAAAGTCCTGcaaaaaatgaacaatatttatttaatttattttgatttaatttgattaaataatacttaaacattacataaaataaatttaaaaaacaaaaacaaatgctaACTATCTCAATTTCCTTACAGGCAAAGACTTTCCCAACTCGTTCGAGTCTCTGGTGAAGAAGGTCTGTCGGTATCTGTTCCACGTGTTGGCGCACATTTACTGGGCGCACTTTAAAGAGACGGTGGCTCTGGAGCTGCAGGGACACTTGAACACACTGTACGCACATTTCATCGTCTTCGTCAGGGAATTCAACCTGATCGACCCCAAGGAGACCTGCATCATGGACGACCTGTCGGAGGTGCTGTGCGCCCCCCTGCCCCCCCATTCACACAATCATGTGACCGAGAGATGAGCTGACAGCAGATCTGACAGAACTCCTCGGAGGAAGAACAAAGGAGGAAGATGACAAAAAAGTGAGAGGCCTCCTTGGACGGGCCCCTCCATCACTTTTCCCTCACCGTCTTAATGTGAACTGATCAAAAGGTGGGGACGGGGGCCAGTGGTCTGCAGTCCTTATACCAGCACAGATTGGTGTGAATGTTTCCTACAGGACAAACGATCTGTCAACATTATCATTCATATAggatcattttatattttaatttgcttttgtattattatttttgcgcATGCGCTCTTGgaggtttttatgttttgttttcttttagggAATGGTTTTTCAGCTCAGCTCTCATCAGTGCCTTAGATGTATAGCTAAGGTATTGTCTGTTTATATGCAACACTGTTTAGAAAATTATCATTGACCTCTGGCTCCCCCTTGTGGAGGGAGTGAAGTCATGTACCGACTGACTGTTTATGATCTCTGCAGCCTTATTTCACATAAAACTGTACCGGAGCCTCTCTCTTTCATATTCCAGCCATCATTCATTATTCAAAATGTACTCTTTAGCCTTTCAAGATTATGTAAAAAGGGTATGATGGTTTGAATGATGCTCTAGACTAGAGGAAGTCTGGACTTGCTTTGTAGGTTTCTGACAAGGATACTAGCGATATCGCGTGTCTGCTCGCTCAGAGAGTTGATGCAGACAGGGACAAATAATCGTTGCATGGCAGTTGACTTGCTGTGTTGTATTGATGAGAGAGCACATCCTCCAGTGTCGCAACCATTATTTTTAGTTCcactttttatctttttctttttctaaattATCAGGTCATGAATATTGTGGCAGCCCATATGTGTAGAAAATGCacattaagttttttttgtctCCCAAGAAATAGAttgtaactatatatatataaaaatcacaataatTGCCTTTAGCAAGAGAGCATCTCtccttcttatttattttttacttttttatctATTTGCAGAGTTTTTCCGTTCTTGCtttctttttatgtattttaattatctaagttAAAAGCCACTTAATATTTTAAGCTCTGCGAaacataatcaaataaaaacaagaaatgcCACATTACATCTGTGTTGCGTTTACTTTATTAATGAGAGGGTTCAGGTAAAAATAGAAAGATAGTCCTCAATGtatcagcatccttagaaatTTGTTGAGGTTAGTTCAGATTTGaaacatacacatttaaaagtgcttgttttaaatgtttcacaCATGAAGAAATTGTTTTGAGAACAGTAATTTAaggctatgttcagactgcCAGCAAATTACCATATGGTACGGTGGCTGAGAGAGCTCAACCcactgcaactgaagaaaacacttGCAACCagaaaaacaccagcaaattaagaaaacatcatCAATTTGACAACGcgtgtgctgcaaatactcacaacgcaaccaaatacagaaacacctGCAAATACTCaaaacgcaaccaaatacagaaacgttgcaaatactcacaacgcaaccaaatacagaaacgctgcaaatactcacaacgcaaccaaatacagaaacgcctGCAAATACTCaaaacgcaaccaaatacagaaacgcctgcaaatactcacaacgcaaccaaatacagaaacgcctgcaaatactcacaacgcaaccaaatacagaaacgttgcaaatactcacaacgcaaccaaatacagaaacgcctgcaaatactcacaacgcaaccaaatacagaaacgctgcaaatactcacaacgcaaccaaatacagaaacgctgcaaatactcacaacgcaaccaaatgaaacgttgcaaatactcacaacgcaaccaaatacagaaacgcctgcaaatactcacaacgcaaccaaatacagaaacgttgcaaatactcacaacgcaaccaaatacagaaacgctgcaaatactcacaacgcaaccaaatacagaaacgctgcaaatactcacaacgcaaccaaatacagaaacgttgcaaatactcacaacgcaaccaaatacagaaacgctgcaaatactcacaacgcaaccaaatacagaaacgttgcaaatactcacaacgcaaccaaatacagaaacgctgcaaatactcacaacgcaaccaaatacagaaacgttgcaaatactcacaacgcaaccaaatacagaaacgttgcaaatactcacaacgcaaccaaatacagaaacgttgcaaatactcacaacgcaaccaaatacagaaacgctgcaaatactcacaacgcaaccaaatacagaaacgttgcaaatactcacaacgcaaccaaatacagaaacgttgcaaatactcacaacgcaaccaaatacagaaacgctgcaaatacaacgcaaccaaatacagaaacgttgcaaatactcacaacgcaaccaaatacagaaacgctgcaaatactcacaacgcaaccaaatacagaaacgctgcaaatactcacaacgcaaccaaatacagaaacgttgcaaatactcacaacgcaaccaaatacagaaacgctgcaaatactcacaacgcaaccaaatacagaaacgctgcaaatactcacaacgcaaccaaatacagaaacgttgcaaatactcacaacgcaaccaaatacagaaacgctgcaaatactcacaacgcaaccaaatacagaaacgcctGCAAATACtaacaatgcaaccaaatacagaaacgctgCATATACTCACAACGcatccaaatacagaaacgctgcaaatactcacaatgcaaccaaatccAGAcacgcactgcaaatactcacaacgcatccaaatacagaaacgctgctaatactcacaatgcaaccaaatacagaaacgcctgcaaatactcacaatgcaaccaaatacagaaacgctgcaaatactcacaacgcatccaaatacagaaacgctgcaaatattcacaatgcaaccaaatacagaaacgctgcaaatactcacaacgcatccaaatacagaaacgctgcaaatattcacaatgcaaccaaatacagaaacgcactgcaaatactcacaatgcatcCAAATACAGAAAAGCTttaaatactcacaacgcaaccaaatacagaaatgaaactaatgaagatgttttttttttgttttgtttttttgtatttgcatgtgttttcttcagttacATTGCATTGAGCTCTGTGGGCCACGGTTAGATGGGTTTTTCGgagcaaaaaaatttaaatctgATTTTTTCAAATCTGATTCAAACCACATTTGAAGGTGGTTTGAAATGCAATTCCAGTCAGATTTTTACAGATGTGTCtcaggggctgtttacatgacaccattttcaactaaaaaaaaaaaaaaaaaaaaaaaacttttttatggtttttggCCACTCATTTACACAccggcattttgggggcctgaaaacgcaaacttctGAAGactggtttcaaagtgcaagtttttgaaaacaatattgttgtggtctccatgtaaactacaaaaatgcaaatctgTGAAAGCGGTGACATCATACAcatgcatattacgtgttcagtctataggtagtgtttctttacaaagtgacatcaccaactaccggcctggcagcagaatacagcttTTTAGTCGTTTACGCAGATCCCTGTAAATTGGGatcgttgtcatctgtacaaagaaaaaccttttctattttagtacatcgttatcatgtaaacgtaccctcagTCTGGACGCTCTGGCTGCTCAAAATGAATTTCAAATTGTCTTTCACTCTTCACTTTTCACGTGACACACAATGATAACGTCAAAACCAGTGACGGAAATGCTGGAAGTATTCATACAGTGTTCAAACGGTATGTCCAAAGATTTTGACCGTGACTACAGAATGTAACATCACAATATATAACAGTCAAGTTGCGGTTCAGAACTCCTCAGGGTGCTTATTTGGAGAGCGAGATGATGCACCTCCATTTTTCCCGCATCCATTTTGAATGCCTTGTCACATACGTGGTACGCCTACGTCATTACCAAAGCAACCCATGTTTACCCTCACACAAGACAGTATAATCAGTGTTCAAAAGATTGCTTACAACTTGTAGTCCATTACTGAATAGTAATTAGCCTAcatgacaaaaaatatttagttgGTAACAATCTATCACGTTACACATTTCAGGTAATGTAATCTATtattgattacttttagattacttttgacttACCTCATtaatcacattgatttgaataggataatcttgtatataaaaatacaaagagaaagaaaacacccCATTCTCTATGTTACATTAAAGAGGTTGggctgaaaaaaatgtttgggaATCTCTGCATTACATGAATACAAAATGGCGTGAATTtgtgcattttaataaaaatcacagTACCAGTTAATTGTACCATGTAAACATTGTAACATGTCAGAACACCTAATGAAATTCTGTTCAGTTATCAAATATTTTGACAATCATAATACATTTCCTGTGTTTGTGGTGTTGTTGTTGCTCCGACCATTAACCCCACCCCACGTCGCACTCCAAGCTGAACTCAAAAGTGTGCAGCCCTGCTTAAATAGTCTAATattttgtaactttttaaaaattattattaacgAAAGAGTATGTTACAACTATTAGAGAATGCAAGAAAACACATCATAAATGTAATAAACACTAGGGGGGCTTAATGTAGATCTACATAAAGATATTGAAATGTTTACAAATTTTCAAAGTTTTATCTGCTTTTTGCTTCATAGAAAACCAGATTCAGAGTCAATATAAAGTtcaatttcttacttgaattatataaaatgaaCTAGTTTCAGGGCTAGTTCTGTCACAAAAAAGGcaattaaaatcaatattttacaAAGTATTGTTTCACTGGGTAATTCATTTGAAAGTATTCCTTTGACTTTATaattaaagggtaagttcacctaaaaataaaacctctgtcattaattgctcaccctcatatcgtcatcggaacacaaattaagatatttttgatgaaatccaagagtttttttttaattttttttatcccccatagaagcAACGTAATTagcacattcaaggtccagaaaagtagtaaagatatcgttaaaataggtaacgtgactacagtggttcaaccttaatgttatgaagtgacgagaatactttttgtgcacaaaaacaaaataaaaataaacaactctcctacactgtttacgtagacagtgcagtgcttccaggttctgtgtccgaatgctggctcagttattggccgatgctgttgacgtgagcagcacgacgcatgcgtgtaatgttgacgcaggagccggccaataatgagttggcaatctgatgtagaacctggaagcctGCACATGTCCCCTAAAAGGACATGGTGAAGAAAAATTTGATAATTATTTggcaatgcttttgcgttctctcgcaaatgttttgcgttccccgagaaactttgcatttacTCGCCAAGAACACAAATTTTTTTACAAGTGAACGCAAACGTTTTTGCGAGGGAAAGTTTGTCAGGGGAATGCAAACAATTTGAGAgcgaacgcaaaagcattgacttatTAATTTTCCTcccatttcttatttttttaaccaCCGTGTCCTTTTAAGGGCTACATACTAGCCAAAGAACTGCTGAATGCACCATTAATATGGTCGTAATGGGTGTGGCAAAAGGTACACAATGCTACAACAGaaactaacccctaaccctaccccacaCCCTGAGGGACAGCTttccgtaaccaccatagacattgaggagGACTCCCCCCccaatatttgaaattcttgCACTGCTTTCGgtatgttgttaggatgacaaaaaggtttaaaagttaaaattttaGTCTGGACTGCCTCAGTGGTCTAACAgtgctcgtcaatgtcaaaatgattgagatgacCAATCAAGTCAAAGTAGGCAGggtttactgttcacagaagcaGAGCATGAATTCCACAGCGAAGTGTCGAAAGAGAGTTGGGTAA contains:
- the mob2a gene encoding MOB kinase activator 2a isoform X2, producing the protein MRFKRNGSYTLNRKSKTKPNGKKAPAEEKKHYLEPEYTKVRVMDFDLKDLVALPTKEIDLNEWLASNTTTFFNLINLQYSTISEFCTGDTCQAMTACNTIYYWYDERGKKTKCTAPQYIDLVMTFVQKLVTDEEIFPTKYGKDFPNSFESLVKKVCRYLFHVLAHIYWAHFKETVALELQGHLNTLYAHFIVFVREFNLIDPKETCIMDDLSEVLCAPLPPHSHNHVTER
- the mob2a gene encoding MOB kinase activator 2a isoform X4, whose translation is MDWLMGKSKTKPNGKKAPAEEKKHYLEPEYTKVRVMDFDLKDLVALPTKEIDLNEWLASNTTTFFNLINLQYSTISEFCTGDTCQAMTACNTIYYWYDERGKKTKCTAPQYIDLVMTFVQKLVTDEEIFPTKYGKDFPNSFESLVKKVCRYLFHVLAHIYWAHFKETVALELQGHLNTLYAHFIVFVREFNLIDPKETCIMDDLSEVLCAPLPPHSHNHVTER
- the mob2a gene encoding MOB kinase activator 2a isoform X3, with protein sequence MGVLVCCDCFFYRKSKTKPNGKKAPAEEKKHYLEPEYTKVRVMDFDLKDLVALPTKEIDLNEWLASNTTTFFNLINLQYSTISEFCTGDTCQAMTACNTIYYWYDERGKKTKCTAPQYIDLVMTFVQKLVTDEEIFPTKYGKDFPNSFESLVKKVCRYLFHVLAHIYWAHFKETVALELQGHLNTLYAHFIVFVREFNLIDPKETCIMDDLSEVLCAPLPPHSHNHVTER
- the mob2a gene encoding MOB kinase activator 2a isoform X1, giving the protein MHSQKTPRNGLSCKMVLQAVGKVLRKSKTKPNGKKAPAEEKKHYLEPEYTKVRVMDFDLKDLVALPTKEIDLNEWLASNTTTFFNLINLQYSTISEFCTGDTCQAMTACNTIYYWYDERGKKTKCTAPQYIDLVMTFVQKLVTDEEIFPTKYGKDFPNSFESLVKKVCRYLFHVLAHIYWAHFKETVALELQGHLNTLYAHFIVFVREFNLIDPKETCIMDDLSEVLCAPLPPHSHNHVTER